Proteins encoded by one window of Aphidius gifuensis isolate YNYX2018 linkage group LG2, ASM1490517v1, whole genome shotgun sequence:
- the LOC122848642 gene encoding eukaryotic translation initiation factor 4 gamma 3-like isoform X2 — protein sequence MSSMPAKGKHHHYQQSQQQQQQHHHQQQQQQQQQHHQQTQHIISQAGVTGTPQNYNTAVANRAYVTHAGSEFHVPGQNYGAQPGAQVGGGAGSIGVPGGRGPPSLVGLPSIGQTTTGIQPGGPTGVQQQQQQQQQPPQVSTPGVQQQQQGPTPTTTPPVHTPSPQEMGKPAHLQAQQPTMQQPYGQNPNRPPPHSFYQMATRSQPLQPRNIAHRGSQVGAATHVSMAGVTGSPGQSPAMYPGHANIMSSVAPIFVPSAGIHGGAHQPVNFVNASPMSIYPQQTRHQPHHPPQAYYPSFQSHPMMPSLYTGFTPGQPPPAYCYQSYQPQNAAISINRPTPNAVTGAGQNVAGPLAGAQGTAGVPQNTLQQPAQQPQPIPPMSIALTQPTYAGHNGGTPAPAPYRKAARICAILDIVDPQTGLNVANEIYNEAGTAPSDETKNRDTPQPQNSAIIAEFASLVAKAASETTGTNATAATTTTTTTTTTSSPSSSSITATTTTTSTTTTSVQDTIKDKSLNTTLQTNVINQTSSQTMTNSISCTVPIVTPSTTNIVKSTIDAQSNAQVDVSIINNDTKQLSSLTKEFRPRSDINQLSQKQQQAQSIDEQKSQSVIKETPVVPAHPERDDEKVSCKISSTTAVTCPVSTIAREPVEKNLSTKKNVTLPVQSTISNVTTSDSAIIAEPAVPVIEAPKEQNKQIICEKIIESSAKTSETHKNGENNADKSDEEFIDGKAAQKKSKNKLKEVDTNRKSAEKEGDNMETIVSTVEQPKNIELIKKQDIKNDVVVTKVDDVCEISLKENVTTESKPDTDIEDKKIDDTVNIDKCSKTNLPVENHKNITTIIEQDNNKTTARITDKRANDVVDHAHIIKDKIIDVETLVAQKNQENSKVSNTTTTTNDVKPIDTTAAVVDNEDDNNDKENDSESSNRIDTPTINEHKYVYAEDQWSPTNPTGKKIYDSEFLTKIQHHPLCQIKPPNLPNLDIVQKYGTVRQAPSSRNSSMDFLKSSRNHEMFTPGFAKAGFNRMQVAPGNKKSFQGNNKKVSKSGVIHVSLSLHEDVKLRESENAWKPTPRSKTDIANDDEAKTQALYKKVRSILNKLTPQKFDTLVNQVRDLEIDSHERLQGVIDLVFQKALEEPNFSVAYALMCKQLAQMQIAGGDKKQDNETKQEKDNKTNFRTLILSRCQHEFESTTVDEVARASKLKEIDECVDVLKKKELIALLDDADRRLRMKSVGNIRFIGELYKQDMLRVAIMHTCIKHLLTTPDEDNLECLCKLLTTIGKTMESTKNNSFNDYFSTMTELTKRKTGDKKISSRVRFMLQDVIDLRAQKWKPRRDEGNPKTMDQVSKEHASEHLDIELNNTPINTPRKDDRNSDRRRNRGGNGNTNEDGWSVATKSTRQPYSVESSKLNAKVPAMDEMRLGGRDLFRWGSSAAAGNDNPMQNMQNKYALLDSMETDKKPSIQLPGSRSTGATRDYRPEYKTWDSNRGSRNGIHQVQSSSSSMSRRDSRENSVPEITSRSQSMSMPPPSASKYNKRPPLLATPPSDKKVLTEDQIKNEIITVLGGCKTSPNVDAFIDTAMDQLNDKLDNSTYPYFISESLNRILEKSSLHREYYSSLFAHMIVNKMFPISLFQAEYDKLIEVAEDLVIDLPKFWTYAAEILKPLVVRGAHPLNELKRTTSVLKNSGTVGKLVGELLTILAQSEGPKLIADKWNKSGIKWTDLVDTSKENPDNIVKEYNLEFLTNDATDKLPSGIELTYEQIHDQLIKLLRDSDFDNITSWITASVGQEGFKKPKFIRTLVTSILETVVEPLKNSYKVNRQKLDHFLPLMARYVDTNPELELQCLYALTAFNHKLENPQGVLCSIIDGLYEVGVVSDNAFLAWQTCTDKAEMLGHGCAVLALTSFFVQLKEGHEESSEEA from the exons ATGAGCAGTATGCCGGCCAAAGGCaagcatcatcattatcaacaatctcaacagcaacaacaacaacatcatcatcaacaacaacaacaacagcagcagcagcatcaTCAACAAACGCAACATATTATAAGCCAAGCTGGAGTAACCGGCACACCACAAAATTACAACACTGCTGTAGCCAATCGTGCATACGTCACCCATGccg gATCTGAATTTCATGTACCTGGACAAAATTACGGTGCCCAACCAGGGGCCCAGGTTGGTGGTGGAGCTGGAAGTATAGGTGTACCTGGAGGTCGTGGACCACCATCATTAGTTGGTTTACCATCAATTGGACAAACAACAACAGGTATACAACCTGGTGGTCCAACTGGTgtacaacaacagcaacaacaacaacaacaaccacccCAAGTATCAACACCTGgtgtacaacaacaacaacagggtccaacaccaacaacaacaccaccagTGCATACACCATCACCACAAGAGATGGGTAAACCAGCACATTTACAGGCTCAACAGCCAACAATGCAACAGCCATATGGACAAAATCCAAATAGGCCTCCGCCAcac agttTCTATCAAATGGCAACAAGAAGTCAACCATTACAACCGAGAAATATAGCTCATCGTGGTAGTCAAGTTGGTGCAGCAACACATGTTAGTATGGCAGGAGTTACTGGAAGTCCTGGTCAATCACCTGCCATGTATCCTGGTCATGCAAATATTATGTCATCTGTAGCACCAATATTTGTACCTTCAGCTGGTATTCATGGTGGTGCTCATCAACcagttaattttgttaatgcAAGTCCAATGTCAATTTATCCCCAACAAACAAGACATCAACCACATCATCCACCACAGGCATACTATCCAAGCTTTCAGTCACATCCTATGATGCCAAGTTTGTATACTGGATTTACACCAGGTCAACCACCACCAGCATATTGTTATCAATCTTATCAACCACAAAATGCAGCAATTAGTATAAATAGACCAACTCCAAATGCTGTTACTGGTGCTGGACAAAATGTTGCAGGACCGCTGGCCGGTGCACAAGGAACAGCTGGTGTACCACAAAATACACTTCAACAACCAGCACAACAACCCCAACCAATACCTCCAATGTCAATAGCACTTACCCAACCAA ctTATGCAGGACACAATGGTGGCACACCAGCTCCAGCTCCATATAGAAAAGCAGCAAGGATATGTGCCATTCTTGATATTGTTGATCCACAAACTGGACTTAATGTTgctaatgaaatttataatgaagCAGGAACAGCTCCAAGTGATGAGACTAAAAATCGTGATACTCCACAACCACAG AACTCTGCAATTATTGCTGAATTTGCATCGTTAGTTGCAAAAGCTGCAAGTGAAACTACAGGAACAAATGctacagcagcaacaacaactacaacaacaacaaccacaacatcatcaccatcatcatcatcaataacagcaacaacaacaacaacatcaacaacaacgacGAGTGTACAAGATACTATAAAAGATAAATCTTTAAATACAACATTACAAACAAATGTTATTAATCAGACATCTAGTCAAACAATGACAAATTCAATTAGTTGTACAGTTCCTATTGTTACACCTAGTACAACAAATATTGTCAAATCAACAATTGATGCTCAATCAAATGCTCAAGTTGATGTgtctattattaataatgatacaaaACAGTTGTCATCATTAACTAAAGAATTTAGACCACGTAGtgatataaatcaattatcacaaaaacaacaacaagcacAATCTATTGATGAACAAAAATCACAAAGTGTAATTAAAGAAACTCCTGTTGTACCTGCTCACCCTGAACGTGATGACGAAAAAGTATCATGTAAAATATCTTCAACAACTGCTGTTACATGTCCTGTATCTACAATTGCACGTGAacctgttgaaaaaaatttatcaacaaaaaagaaTGTAACATTACCAGTACAGTCAACAATTTCAAATGTTACTACCAGTGATTCAGCTATTATTGCTGAACCAGCTGTGCCAGTTATTGAAGCTCCAAAGgaacaaaacaaacaaataatttgtgaaaaaattattgaatcatCAGCTAAAACATCAGAGACTCATAAAAATGGTGAAAACAATGCTGATAAATCTGACGAAGAATTCATTGATG GTAAAGCTGCACAAAAAAAGAGCAAAAATAAGCTCAAAGAAGTTGATACAAACCGCAAAAGTGCGGAAAAAGAAGGTGATAATATGGAAACCATCGTGAGTACGGTTGAACAACCGAAAAATATTgaactaattaaaaaacaagatataaaaaatgatgttgTAGTTACAAAAGTTGATGATGTTTgtgaaatatcattaaaagaaaatgtaaCAACTGAATCAAAACCTGATACTgatattgaagataaaaaaattgatgatacagtaaatattgataaatgtagtaaaacaaatttacctgtggaaaatcataaaaatataacaacaataattgaacaagataataataaaacaacagcACGTATTACTGATAAACGTGcaaatgatgttgttgatcATGCTCAtattattaaagataaaataattgatgttgAAACATTAGTTGcccaaaaaaatcaagaaaattcaaaagtatcaaatacaacaacaacaacaaatgatgTTAAACCAATTGATACtactgctgctgttgttgataatgaagatgataataatgacaaaGAAAATGATAGTGAATCATCAAATCGTATTGATACACCAACAATAAATGAACACAAATATGTTTATGCTGAAGATCAATGGAGTCCCACAAATCCAAcagggaaaaaaatatatgattctgaatttttaactaaaattcAACATCATCCATTGTGTCAAATTAAACCACCAAATTTACCAAATTTGGATATTGTACAAAAATATGGTACTGTTAGACAAGCTCCATCATCACGTAATAGTTCCATGgactttttaaaatcatcaagaaaTCATGAAATGTTTACACCTGGATTTGCCAAAGCTGGTTTCAATAGaatg cAAGTAGCACCAGGTAACAAAAAGAGTTTCCAaggaaataacaaaaaagttaGTAAAAGTGGTGTGATACATGTGTCATTATCATTACATGAAGATGTTAAATTACGTGAATCAGAAAATGCATGGAAACCAACACCTCGTTCAAAGACAGATATtgcaaatgatgatgaagctAAAACACAAGcactttataaaaaagtacgtagtatattaaataaattaacaccaCAGAAATTTGATACATTGGTTAATCAAGTTAGAGATTTAGAAATTGATTCACATGAAAGATTGCAAGGTGTTATTGATTTAGTTTTTCAAAAAGCTCTTGAAGAACCAAATTTTTCAGTAGCATATGCACTCATGTGTAAACAATTGGCACAAATGCAAATTGCTGGTGgtgataaaaaacaagacaatgaaactaaacaagaaaaagataataaaacaaattttagaactttaatattatcacGTTGCCAACATGAATTTGAAAGTACAACTGTTGATGAAGTTGCACGTGCATCTAAACTTAAAGAAATTGACGAATGTGTTGATGTTCTtaagaaaaaagaattaatagcATTACTTGATGATGCTGATCGTCGTTTACGTATGAAATCAGTTGGTAATATTAGATTTATTGGTGAATTATATAAACAAGATATGCTTAGAGTTGCTATTATGCATACATgtataaaacatttattaacaACACCAGATGAAGATAATCTTGAATgtctttgtaaattattaacaacaattggtAAAACAATGGAAAgtactaaaaataatagtttcaatgattatttttcaacaatgacTGAATTAACTAAACGTAAAActggtgataaaaaaataagctcAAGAGTTAGATTTATGTTACAAGATGTTATTGATTTAAGAGCACAAAAATGGAAACCAAGAAGAGATGAAGGTAATCCAAAAACAATGGATCAAGTTAGTAAAGAACATGCATCTGAACATTTggatattgaattaaataatacaccAATTAATACACCAAGAAAAGATGATAGAAATTCAGACAGAAGACGAAAca gaGGAGGTAATGGTAATACAAATGAAGATGGTTGGAGTGTAGCAACTAAATCAACAAGACAACCATATTCTGTTGAATCATCAAAACTAAATGCTAAAGTACCAGCCATGGATGAAATGAGACTTGGTGGAAGAGATTTATTCCGATGGGGATCATCTGCTGCAGCTGGAAATGATAATCCAATGCAAAATatgcaaaataaatatgcTCTTTTAGATTCAATGGAAACTGACAAAAAACCATCAATTCAATTACCTGG ATCAAGATCCACTGGTGCTACAAGAGATTACAGACCAGAGTATAAAACTTGgg aTAGCAATAGAGGTTCAAGAAATGGTATTCATCAAGTTCAAAGTAGCAGTAGTAGTATGTCAAGACGTGACTCACGTGAAAATTCTGTGCCTGAGATAACATCAAGAAGCCAGAGCATGTCAATGCCACCACCATCAGCATCAAAATATAACAAACGTCCACCTCTATTAGCAACACCTCCAAGTGATAAAAAAGTTCTCACTGAggatcaaattaaaaatgaaataattactGTTCTTGGTGGTTGCAAGACTTCTCCAAATGTTGATGCATTCATTGAT ACTGCTATGGATCAATTGAATGATAAGCTTGACAATTCAACTTATCCATATTTCATTAGTGAATCATTGAATCGCATTTTGGAGAAATCATCACTTCATCGTGAATATTATTCCAGTCTTTTTGCACACATGATTGTCAACAAGATGTTCCCAATTTCATTATTCCAAGCAGA atatgataaattaatagaagTAGCAGAAGATCTTGTTATTGATCTTCCAAAATTCTGGACATATGCAGCTGAAATACTGa aaCCATTAGTAGTTCGTGGTGCACATCCATTGAATGAATTAAAACGTACGACATCAGTACTAAAAAATAGTGGTACAGTTGGTAAACTTGTTGgtgaattattaacaatattagcACAAAGTGAAGGACCAAAATTAATAGCTGACAAATGGAATAAAAGTGGAATTAAATGGACTGATTTAGTTGATACATCAAAAGAAAATCctgataatattgttaaagaatataatttagaatttttaacaaatgatgCAACAGACAAATTACCAAGTGGTATAGAATTGACATATGAACAAATTCATgaccaattaataaaattattacgtgatagtgattttgataatataacaaGTTGGATAACAGCAAGTGTTGGACAAGAAggttttaaaaaaccaaaattcaTAAGAACACTTGTAACATCAATACTAGAAACAGTTGTTGaaccattaaaaaattcatacaaaGTAAATCGTCAAAAACTTGATCACTTTTTACCGCTTATGGCACGTTATGTTGACACAAATCCAGAGTTGGAACTTCAATGTTTATATGCCCTCACTGcttttaatcataaattggAAAATCCTCAAG gtGTTTTATGCAGCATAATTGATGGACTTTATGAAGTTGGAGTAGTATCAGACAATGCCTTTTTGGCATGGCAAACTTGTACCGATAAAGCTGAAATGTTAGGTCATGGTTGTGCTGTATTAGCTCTCACATCATTCTTTGTTCAACTCAAAGAGGGTCATGAAGAATCAAGCGAGGAAGCATGA